The Armatimonadota bacterium DNA window GGTCCGGCGCAACCGCTTCAGAGCAGGTGAGCGATGTTATCAAGGAGTTTGACTCCGCCGATATAGATTTCACAGGCGGCGAGCACGCAGATGACGAAGAGGATATCTCCATCGAGCAACTCCGGGAGCTTTCGGAAGAGGCTCCGGTCATTAAGCTGGCCAATCTGATTATAAGTCGCGGCGTCAGCGAGGGAGCAAGCGACATTCATATCGAACCGGGCAAAGAAGCGGTTCGAGTGCGGCTTAGAGTCGACGGCATATTACACGAGGCAATGCAGGTGCCGAAGAAAGTTCAGGCATCGCTTACTTCAAGAGTAAAGATAATGGCCGAGATGGACATCGCGACCAAGCGCACCCCGCAGGACGGCAGAATATCGGCGGTTATCGACGGAAAGCAGTTCGATTTTCGTGTTTCAACATTGCCTTCGGTTTTCGGAGAAAAGATAGTTCTGAGAATCCTGGACAAGAGCTCGATCTCTATCGGGCTTCATAAGCTGGGACTCTTGCCGGAGACACTTGAAAGGTTCGAGAGCCTTATCTCAAGGACTTACGGAATCATACTGGTGACGGGACCAACCGGAAGCGGAAAGTCCACGACTTTATATTCAGTTCTATCAAAATTGAACTCGGGCGAGAAGAATATTCTGACAATCGAGGACCCTGTCGAATATGAAGTGGCGGGTATTACGCAGGTGCAGATAAATACGCGCGCCGGGCTGACATTTGCATCGGGTCTGAGAACAATGCTCAGGCAGGACCCAGATATAGCGATGATCGGTGAAATTCGAGACGCGGAAACGGCGACAATCGCGACAGAGGCGGCATTGACAGGCCACCTGGTACTCTCGACTCTGCACACAAACGATGCGCCGGGCGCGCTTACTCGAATGGTCGATATGGGAATTGAGCCTTTTCTTATCGCTTCGAGCGTGATCGGCGTGCTGGCTCAAAGGCTCGTGCGAGTGGTCTGCCCTAAATGCAAGGAACAATATCAGCCGCCGCGCGATGCTATTAAGAGGCTCGGGATAGATGTAGACGGCGACACGCGAGTGAGTTTTTACCGGGGCAAGGGATGCGATCACTGCCACGGCAATGGATACAAAGGCAGACTCGGAGTTTATGAGCTTATGCACGTCAACGACCGCATTCGAGACCTTGTGCTGCAGAAATCATCGGCGCACTTGATTCGTGAGGCAGCGGTCGAAACGGGAATGAAGAGCCTGCGAGATGACGCAATAGCGAAAATTTTACTGGGACAAACTACACTTGAGGAATGCCTGCGGGTTATCTATGCGGGATAGAAGCGAGACGTGGGAAATGGGAGATTGAACATGCAGCCGGACACAACATTTGATGATGTTATTGGGCAGCCGAACGAATCG harbors:
- the gspE gene encoding type II secretion system ATPase GspE codes for the protein MQKTEAIGEIFLKLGIVSRQQLDQALEKQKLLKRQDSLGDVLVSMGLISEKDRVRALGEQWGVPFVDVSELEVEPTIVKLVAQNVARKLKVLPIAKKNGKLTLAMKNPLDIFAIDEIRMMTGADVEPAIAPEEDIINAIGRLYRSGATASEQVSDVIKEFDSADIDFTGGEHADDEEDISIEQLRELSEEAPVIKLANLIISRGVSEGASDIHIEPGKEAVRVRLRVDGILHEAMQVPKKVQASLTSRVKIMAEMDIATKRTPQDGRISAVIDGKQFDFRVSTLPSVFGEKIVLRILDKSSISIGLHKLGLLPETLERFESLISRTYGIILVTGPTGSGKSTTLYSVLSKLNSGEKNILTIEDPVEYEVAGITQVQINTRAGLTFASGLRTMLRQDPDIAMIGEIRDAETATIATEAALTGHLVLSTLHTNDAPGALTRMVDMGIEPFLIASSVIGVLAQRLVRVVCPKCKEQYQPPRDAIKRLGIDVDGDTRVSFYRGKGCDHCHGNGYKGRLGVYELMHVNDRIRDLVLQKSSAHLIREAAVETGMKSLRDDAIAKILLGQTTLEECLRVIYAG